The proteins below come from a single Crossiella sp. CA-258035 genomic window:
- a CDS encoding alpha/beta fold hydrolase, with translation MLVFNPGGPGGSGVSFALRADSTFSPEVLRRFDIVGFDPRGVARSHPVRCSAELLQRQPSRYPGTQAEFDRLVAFNREVQADCRARTGSG, from the coding sequence GTGCTGGTGTTCAACCCCGGTGGCCCTGGCGGCTCGGGCGTCAGCTTCGCCCTGCGGGCCGACTCGACGTTCAGCCCGGAGGTGTTGCGGCGCTTCGACATCGTCGGGTTCGACCCGAGGGGCGTGGCGCGCAGCCATCCGGTGCGCTGCTCGGCGGAGTTGCTCCAGCGCCAGCCCTCGCGGTACCCGGGGACGCAGGCGGAGTTCGACCGGCTGGTCGCCTTCAACCGGGAGGTCCAGGCCGACTGCCGGGCGCGGACCGGGTCCGGGTGA
- a CDS encoding isoaspartyl peptidase/L-asparaginase, whose product MRGRATVVLTAAALLLVGPQSSALPERTTAPSGAEVEVAEAEGRRPAPDARNVVLAVHGGAGGGLVRKDTKPEVEKAYRDGLTAALRAGQKVLQGKGSSVDAVEAAVKVLEDDPLFNAGKGAVFTEDAGHELDASIMRGKDLAAGAVAGVRNVRNPISAARLVMDKSKHVLLAGEGADDFAARNGLPSVTQDYYWTQARWDQLMKAKNPATRDLADPQAHGTVGAVALDRSRDLAAATSTGGLTNKMTGRLGDSPVIGAGTYARNDTAAVSATGAGEVFIRGAAAGTISNLVEFGRRSLAEAAFDVVVKRLPTLGGQGGVIALNRAGEFDAPHSTPGMLHGYLTADGRVVTKVFLDETPANR is encoded by the coding sequence ATGCGAGGACGAGCCACCGTAGTGCTGACCGCGGCCGCGCTGCTGCTGGTCGGGCCGCAGAGCAGCGCCCTGCCCGAACGGACGACCGCGCCGAGCGGGGCTGAGGTCGAGGTCGCCGAAGCCGAGGGCCGACGGCCCGCTCCGGACGCCCGGAACGTGGTGCTGGCCGTGCACGGCGGCGCCGGCGGCGGCCTGGTGCGCAAGGACACCAAGCCCGAGGTGGAGAAGGCCTACCGGGACGGCCTGACCGCCGCGCTGCGGGCGGGGCAGAAAGTGTTGCAGGGCAAGGGAAGCAGCGTGGACGCGGTGGAGGCCGCGGTCAAGGTGCTGGAAGACGACCCGCTGTTCAACGCGGGCAAGGGCGCGGTGTTCACCGAGGACGCCGGGCACGAGCTGGACGCCTCGATCATGCGCGGCAAGGACCTGGCCGCGGGGGCGGTGGCCGGGGTGCGCAACGTGCGCAACCCGATCTCGGCGGCGCGGCTGGTGATGGACAAGAGCAAGCACGTGCTGCTCGCCGGTGAGGGCGCGGACGACTTCGCCGCCCGCAACGGCCTGCCCTCGGTCACCCAGGACTACTACTGGACCCAGGCCCGCTGGGACCAGCTGATGAAGGCCAAGAACCCGGCGACCAGGGACCTGGCCGACCCGCAGGCGCACGGCACGGTCGGCGCGGTCGCGCTGGACCGGTCCCGCGACCTGGCCGCGGCCACCTCCACCGGCGGCCTGACCAACAAGATGACCGGTCGTCTCGGGGACTCGCCGGTGATCGGCGCGGGCACCTACGCGCGCAACGACACCGCCGCGGTCAGCGCGACCGGGGCCGGTGAGGTGTTCATCAGGGGCGCGGCCGCGGGCACCATCTCGAACCTGGTCGAGTTCGGGCGGCGGTCACTGGCCGAGGCCGCCTTCGACGTGGTGGTCAAGCGGCTGCCCACGCTCGGCGGCCAGGGCGGGGTGATCGCGCTGAACCGGGCCGGGGAGTTCGACGCGCCGCACAGCACGCCGGGCATGCTGCACGGCTACCTGACCGCGGATGGCCGGGTCGTCACGAAGGTGTTCCTGGACGAGACCCCGGCCAACCGCTGA